A stretch of the Leucoraja erinacea ecotype New England chromosome 40, Leri_hhj_1, whole genome shotgun sequence genome encodes the following:
- the tmem106c gene encoding transmembrane protein 106C isoform X1 — translation MSVRASKGSQRKERALDGDDGEDLLGDSDDRQEDIARFPYVEFTGKDSVTCPTCQGTGRIPKGQINELVALIPYSDQRLQPQRTKLYVFISIFLCLFISGLVVFFLFPRSVVVSDDGIRVVIVTFDRNNSRVVIDMTSTLNISNSNFYTVSVDTLTSQVQYMKTVIGTKQMNNVSVIPPLSEKQVNYTVQLEFRGALNYVYTFCTMPSIKVHNIVVFMQTTVKSSYLGHPSQNSLEAYRYLDCGSNSTAYRRPSLNH, via the exons ATGTCAGTGCGGGCTAGTAAAGGCAGCCAGCGGAAAGAGCGGGCTCTCGATGGAGACGACGGTGAGGATTTACTGGGAGACAGCGACGACCGACAGGAGGATATAGCGCGCTTTCCTTATGTGGAGTTCACTGGCAAGGATAGCGTCACCTGCCCGACGTGCCAAGGCACCGGCCGCATCCCCAAAG GGCAGATAAATGAATTGGTGGCTTTGATCCCATACAGTGACCAGAGGTTACAGCCACAAAGAAC GAAATTGTACGTCTTCATATCCATTTTCCTGTGCCTCTTCATATCTGGATTGGTTGTCTTCTTCTTGTTCCCTCGGTCAGTGGTTGTGAGTGATGATGGAATCCGAGTGGTTATAGTAACGTTTGACAGAAATAACTCCAGAGTTGTCATTGATATGACG aGTACGCTCAACATTAGTAACTCCAATTTTTATACGGTTTCTGTCGATACACTTACTAGCCAAGTCCAGTACATGAAAACTGTGATTGGAACAAAGCAGATGAATAATGTTTCGGTTATACCACCTCTAAGTGAGAAACAG GTGAACTACACTGTTCAATTGGAATTTCGTGGAGCTCTAAACTATGTGTA taCCTTTTGCACAATGCCATCAATCAAGGTCCATAATATTGTTGTCTTCATGCA gaccacagtgaaaagctcttactTGGGACATCCATCGCAGAACTCTTTGGAGGCATACCGGTATTTGGATTGTGGGTCCAATTCTACAGCATACAGGAGACCCTCTTTGAACCACTAA
- the tmem106c gene encoding transmembrane protein 106C isoform X2: MSVRASKGSQRKERALDGDDGEDLLGDSDDRQEDIARFPYVEFTGKDSVTCPTCQGTGRIPKGQINELVALIPYSDQRLQPQRTKLYVFISIFLCLFISGLVVFFLFPRSVVVSDDGIRVVIVTFDRNNSRVVIDMTSTLNISNSNFYTVSVDTLTSQVQYMKTVIGTKQMNNVSVIPPLSEKQVNYTVQLEFRGALNYVYTFCTMPSIKVHNIVVFMHVHCVPGERVVK; encoded by the exons ATGTCAGTGCGGGCTAGTAAAGGCAGCCAGCGGAAAGAGCGGGCTCTCGATGGAGACGACGGTGAGGATTTACTGGGAGACAGCGACGACCGACAGGAGGATATAGCGCGCTTTCCTTATGTGGAGTTCACTGGCAAGGATAGCGTCACCTGCCCGACGTGCCAAGGCACCGGCCGCATCCCCAAAG GGCAGATAAATGAATTGGTGGCTTTGATCCCATACAGTGACCAGAGGTTACAGCCACAAAGAAC GAAATTGTACGTCTTCATATCCATTTTCCTGTGCCTCTTCATATCTGGATTGGTTGTCTTCTTCTTGTTCCCTCGGTCAGTGGTTGTGAGTGATGATGGAATCCGAGTGGTTATAGTAACGTTTGACAGAAATAACTCCAGAGTTGTCATTGATATGACG aGTACGCTCAACATTAGTAACTCCAATTTTTATACGGTTTCTGTCGATACACTTACTAGCCAAGTCCAGTACATGAAAACTGTGATTGGAACAAAGCAGATGAATAATGTTTCGGTTATACCACCTCTAAGTGAGAAACAG GTGAACTACACTGTTCAATTGGAATTTCGTGGAGCTCTAAACTATGTGTA taCCTTTTGCACAATGCCATCAATCAAGGTCCATAATATTGTTGTCTTCATGCA